The following proteins are encoded in a genomic region of Sebastes fasciatus isolate fSebFas1 chromosome 12, fSebFas1.pri, whole genome shotgun sequence:
- the fabp4b gene encoding fatty acid binding protein 4b has protein sequence MVEQFVGTWTLTSSENFDEYMKAIGVSFATRQMGNMAKPNLVISVDDAGLVSMKSETTFKTTEIKFKLSEEFEETTADGRKTKTTITFENGKLVQLQSWDGKKTTLEREIQDGKLTAKCVMDDVVAVRTYERGT, from the exons ATGGTCGAGCAGTTTGTTGGAACCTGGACTCTGACTTCCAGCGAGAACTTTGATGAATACATGAAGGCAATTG GTGTGAGCTTCGCCACCAGGCAGATGGGCAACATGGCAAAGCCCAACCTGGTGATCAGCGTGGACGATGCAGGGCTGGTTTCAATGAAGTCTGAAACCACCTTCAAGACCACAGAGATCAAGTTCAAGCTGAGCGAGGAGTTCGAGGAGACGACTGCAGACGGCCGAAAGACCAAG acCACCATCACTTTTGAGAATGGCAAACTGGTGCAACTACAGTCGTGGGATGGAAAGAAAACCACACTAGAACGAGAGATTCAAGATGGAAAACTAACAGCT AAATGTGTCATGGATGACGTGGTTGCAGTGAGGACCTATGAGCGAGGAACTTAA
- the fam8a1b gene encoding protein FAM8A1: protein MADEDNTNMEVDEEKKKPFAANAVKPLVDEVTKRIGNQNNVESEKDATTEYCVKLQGWMWQYYSGYISWQSWMAASAMSCPYYLQSDGGTTSTLDINSQNWYNGPFGLPLSPYPPAVTSRAAGEAAGGAAAAQQQQQDGNAQRPGREYSIPSPLQRLLAEMVDFFILFFIKATIIISIMHLSGIKDVSKFAMHFIVEEIDEDTSMEELQKMMLVALVYRILVCFYEIVCIWGAGGATPGKFLVGLRVVTCDSSVLVQPNRVLVVPATNVSLSASTVRALNKNFSIAFFFPAFITLLFFQHNRTVYDMVAGTIVVKRSRIR, encoded by the exons ATGGCGGATGAAGACAACACAAACATGGAAGTCGATGAGGAAAAGAAGAAACCTTTCGCTGCTAACGCGGTTAAACCTCTCGTTGACGAGGTCACCAAGCGAATAGGCAACCAGAACAATGTGGAGAGCGAGAAAGACGCCACGACGGAGTACTGCGTGAAGCTGCAGGGCTGGATGTGGCAGTACTACTCCGGATATATCAGCTGGCAGAGCTGGATGGCAGCGTCAGCCATGTCCTGCCCGTATTACCTACAGTCAGACGGCGGGACGACGTCCACGCTTGATATCAACTCACAGAACTGGTATAACGGTCCGTTTGGTCTCCCGCTGTCGCCGTACCCACCTGCCGTCACCTCCAGGGCGGCAGGTGAGGcggctggaggagctgcagccgctcagcagcagcagcaggatggaaACGCTCAGAGACCAG GTCGGGAGTATAGCATTCCTTCACCTCTCCAAAGACTTTTGGCTGAGATGGTGGATTTCTTCATACTGTTTTTCATCAAAGCAACCATAATCATCAGTATTATGCATCTGAGTGGAATCAA GGATGTTTCCAAGTTCGCCATGCATTTCATAGTGGAGGAAATAGATGAGGACACATCGATGGAGGAGCTACAGAAAATGATGCTTGTTGCACTTGTGTACCGGATATTAGTATGTTTTTATGAG ATTGTGTGCATTTGGGGAGCAGGAGGAGCCACTCCAGGGAAGTTTCTCGTTGGACTCAGAGTTGTTACATGTGACTCATCAGTTCTGGTTCAGCCCAACAGGGTGCTTGTAGTGCCAGCAACtaatgtctctctgtctgc ATCAACTGTCCGAGCCTTGAACAAGAACTTTTCAATCGCCTTCTTTTTCCCGGCTTTCATCACACTACTGTTCTTCCAGCACAACAGGACTGTGTATGATATGGTAGCTGGTACAATTGTTGTCAAGCGCTCCAGGATCAGATGA